One Nodosilinea sp. FACHB-141 DNA segment encodes these proteins:
- a CDS encoding thioredoxin family protein: protein MAMVESTMLPLGTAAPHFELRDVVSGQTINLGTFADAPALLVMFICRHCPFVKHVEQELGRLGRDYGPKGVGIVAISANSLQTHPQDGPEHLKAQAQAVGFTFPYCFDETQEIAKAYTAACTPDFFLFDEAKTLAYRGQLDDSRPGNNLPVTGEDLRTALDAVLAAEAMPGHQKPSIGCNIKWTPGNEPDYFG from the coding sequence ATGGCTATGGTGGAATCTACCATGCTGCCCCTGGGCACCGCTGCCCCCCACTTTGAACTCAGAGACGTCGTCAGCGGCCAAACCATCAACCTCGGCACGTTTGCCGATGCTCCAGCTCTGCTGGTGATGTTTATCTGCCGCCACTGCCCTTTCGTTAAGCATGTGGAGCAAGAGCTGGGCCGCCTTGGTCGAGACTATGGTCCCAAGGGCGTGGGCATCGTCGCCATCAGCGCCAACAGCCTACAAACCCACCCTCAGGATGGCCCAGAACACCTCAAAGCCCAGGCCCAGGCTGTGGGCTTCACCTTTCCCTACTGCTTCGACGAAACCCAGGAGATCGCCAAGGCCTACACCGCCGCCTGCACCCCCGACTTTTTTCTGTTTGACGAGGCTAAAACCCTGGCATACCGGGGTCAGCTCGACGATAGCCGCCCGGGCAACAACTTACCGGTTACGGGCGAAGATCTGCGGACGGCGCTAGATGCAGTGCTAGCGGCTGAAGCTATGCCCGGTCACCAAAAACCTAGCATTGGCTGCAATATCAAGTGGACGCCAGGGAATGAGCCGGACTACTTTGGGTAG
- a CDS encoding phosphate/phosphite/phosphonate ABC transporter substrate-binding protein: MSRLRRFFKSCLVGLMAVVLLQASGCGPAKVSDQPLRLTIGLVSYDDGASSLEKYQRFQTYLAEQLKAIVELEPVFNEIRAVEQIRAANWSLMFAPSGLAAIAMAEANYLPIFPMLGAPNQKSVLVVRNDSSFQALGDLANQTLALGEAGSATGYYLPLYDLYGLTLKAIEFASTPATALEWIANGRVAAGAMSEDAFQQYRSAFEGNTFRILHASRAIPPGAVLIGPNVDRNQQQYLEQAMQNAPSNLTADAGYVPNVPPPDLSQLIALVNKVRPLESRVKEQPAVLTLGS, translated from the coding sequence ATGAGTCGTCTGCGTCGTTTCTTTAAATCATGCCTGGTGGGTCTAATGGCGGTGGTGCTGCTCCAGGCGAGCGGCTGCGGCCCAGCCAAAGTATCCGACCAGCCACTGCGACTCACCATAGGGTTGGTGAGCTACGACGACGGCGCTAGCTCGTTAGAAAAATATCAGCGATTCCAGACCTACCTGGCCGAGCAGCTTAAGGCGATCGTCGAGCTAGAGCCAGTGTTTAACGAAATTCGCGCCGTTGAGCAAATTCGTGCGGCCAACTGGTCGCTGATGTTTGCGCCCTCAGGACTAGCGGCGATCGCCATGGCCGAAGCTAACTATCTACCCATCTTCCCCATGCTGGGTGCACCCAACCAAAAGTCGGTGCTGGTGGTGCGCAACGATAGCTCGTTTCAGGCGCTGGGCGACCTGGCAAACCAAACCCTCGCCCTTGGAGAAGCCGGCTCCGCTACGGGCTACTATCTGCCCCTCTACGACCTCTACGGCCTCACCCTCAAGGCCATTGAGTTTGCCTCCACCCCCGCTACAGCGTTGGAGTGGATTGCCAACGGCAGAGTGGCCGCAGGGGCCATGTCAGAAGACGCCTTCCAGCAGTATCGCAGCGCGTTTGAGGGCAATACCTTTCGCATTCTGCACGCCAGTCGCGCCATTCCTCCCGGGGCAGTCTTGATCGGCCCCAACGTCGATCGCAACCAGCAGCAGTACCTTGAGCAGGCCATGCAAAATGCTCCATCCAACCTCACCGCTGATGCGGGCTACGTTCCGAACGTACCCCCACCTGACTTAAGCCAGCTGATCGCCTTGGTCAACAAAGTGCGTCCGTTAGAGTCTCGCGTTAAAGAGCAGCCTGCGGTGCTCACCCTAGGGTCTTAA
- a CDS encoding protein kinase domain-containing protein — MTHGHRTLAAIMLTDAVGFSARMSVQEELTLSQLQRDQALMEALCEQFEGKVLKSTGDGLLMYFASAVQAVTCGLEIQKELHRINATAGDEPALLHRIGIHLGDVFFSQSDVMGNGVNIAARLQTEARPSGICISKIVYDVVKSRLDLDTTYAGPLQLKNIQELVPAYHVHALPRGPNEASPSAITTEEGLEVAPEASIDRKLLAPGTKVGGRYIVQRVLGQGGFGRSYLVEDSQRFGEACVLKEFFPTKKSGSNLQKALDLFKREAKTLYQLDHPQVPKFLACFTQKERLFIVQEYIDGVPYSQLIKQRRQQNSQFSEAEVVQWLMQMLQVLDYLHGLNIVHRDISPDNIMYCRDRSLPVLIDFGLVSDAISTLLSDEMTAADDAQPATMVGKFGYSPPEQIHLGQSFPSSDLYALGVTAIVLLTGRYPRDLIDRESLEWHWQTYTSVSPSLANILTQLVQQKPKARFQTARDVMQRLAPLAKTIKAPISPLTVEPAWTPAAHRLDAPGATSKTTLPQQRNPSFMEACRQELARCIGPMASVIVEDMIEQHPQATPEEFVEILASQLSNGRQATDFVSRIQVAVDENAVSLIDSSKELTAADPESILGVVTPAAERPSPEFLNRCRQTLTRCIGPMANYLIEDTLADFPQLSPQELINRLAAEIPDSKKAEEFCRQMQ, encoded by the coding sequence GTGACCCACGGACATCGCACCCTAGCCGCTATTATGCTGACCGATGCGGTTGGCTTTAGCGCCCGCATGTCAGTACAGGAAGAATTAACCCTCTCCCAGCTCCAGCGCGACCAAGCACTGATGGAAGCGCTCTGCGAGCAGTTTGAGGGCAAAGTACTGAAATCGACTGGCGATGGCCTGCTGATGTATTTTGCCAGTGCGGTACAGGCCGTCACCTGCGGGCTCGAAATTCAAAAAGAACTGCACCGCATCAATGCCACTGCCGGGGATGAGCCAGCCCTGCTGCACCGCATTGGCATCCATTTAGGGGATGTGTTTTTTAGTCAGTCTGACGTGATGGGCAACGGGGTCAACATTGCCGCCCGCCTCCAGACCGAAGCGCGCCCTAGCGGAATTTGCATTTCTAAAATTGTCTACGACGTGGTCAAGTCGCGCTTAGATTTAGACACCACCTACGCCGGGCCGCTTCAGCTCAAAAACATTCAAGAGCTGGTACCGGCCTACCACGTCCATGCCCTGCCGAGGGGGCCAAACGAGGCCAGCCCCTCGGCAATCACCACCGAAGAAGGGCTTGAGGTAGCTCCTGAAGCATCCATAGACCGCAAGCTCCTGGCCCCCGGCACTAAGGTAGGCGGTCGCTACATCGTTCAGCGAGTGCTAGGGCAGGGCGGCTTCGGCCGGTCCTATTTAGTAGAAGACTCCCAGCGCTTTGGTGAAGCCTGCGTGCTGAAAGAGTTTTTTCCCACCAAAAAGTCTGGGAGCAACCTGCAAAAGGCCCTAGATTTATTCAAGCGAGAGGCCAAAACCCTATACCAGCTCGACCATCCCCAGGTGCCCAAGTTTCTGGCCTGCTTTACTCAGAAAGAGCGCCTGTTTATTGTGCAGGAATATATCGATGGCGTGCCCTATTCTCAGCTGATTAAGCAGCGCCGTCAGCAAAACAGCCAGTTTTCTGAGGCTGAGGTTGTCCAGTGGCTGATGCAGATGCTGCAGGTGCTGGATTACCTCCACGGTCTGAATATTGTGCACCGCGATATTTCGCCAGACAACATTATGTACTGCCGCGATCGCAGCCTGCCGGTGCTGATCGATTTCGGCCTGGTCAGCGACGCCATTAGTACCCTGCTTTCCGACGAGATGACCGCAGCCGACGATGCCCAACCCGCCACTATGGTGGGCAAATTTGGCTACTCACCACCAGAGCAAATTCACTTGGGCCAGAGTTTTCCCTCCAGTGACCTCTATGCGCTGGGGGTGACGGCGATCGTCCTGTTAACCGGCCGCTACCCCCGCGACCTGATCGATCGAGAGTCGCTGGAGTGGCACTGGCAGACCTACACCAGCGTGAGCCCAAGTTTGGCCAACATTCTCACCCAGTTGGTGCAGCAGAAACCAAAAGCCCGGTTTCAAACAGCCCGCGACGTAATGCAGCGCTTAGCGCCCCTAGCCAAGACAATTAAAGCTCCTATCTCTCCCCTCACCGTTGAACCGGCCTGGACTCCAGCTGCCCATCGGCTGGATGCTCCAGGGGCCACATCAAAAACAACCCTTCCCCAGCAGCGCAATCCATCATTCATGGAGGCCTGCCGCCAGGAACTCGCCCGCTGCATTGGCCCCATGGCCAGCGTGATTGTCGAAGATATGATCGAGCAACACCCCCAGGCTACACCGGAGGAATTTGTCGAAATTTTGGCGAGTCAGCTTTCTAACGGACGTCAGGCCACAGACTTTGTCAGTCGCATTCAGGTCGCCGTAGACGAAAATGCTGTCAGCCTAATAGACAGTTCCAAGGAGCTTACGGCGGCCGATCCAGAGTCAATATTGGGTGTTGTCACCCCAGCCGCAGAGCGCCCCAGCCCAGAATTTTTGAACCGCTGTCGGCAAACCCTGACCCGCTGCATTGGCCCCATGGCCAACTACCTAATCGAGGATACCCTGGCCGACTTTCCTCAGCTTTCGCCTCAAGAGCTGATTAACCGCCTCGCCGCTGAAATTCCTGACTCCAAAAAGGCAGAGGAATTTTGCCGACAAATGCAGTAG
- a CDS encoding protein tyrosine phosphatase family protein, giving the protein MTADSLQAIRNYLALSPTLGTAGQPTAEQFKAVAEAGYTVVVNLALSTSDNAIANEAEVLKSLGMTYFHIPVVWEAPTPTDLAIFFKVMDRNRDVKVLVHCALNMRVSAFVYLYRVLRLDIDPAVAIADLHRIWHPNPTWQTFIDQSLA; this is encoded by the coding sequence ATGACCGCTGATTCTTTGCAGGCTATCCGTAATTACCTGGCCCTTTCGCCCACCCTAGGCACCGCCGGGCAGCCCACCGCCGAGCAGTTTAAGGCGGTAGCCGAGGCCGGTTATACAGTCGTGGTCAATCTGGCGCTATCCACCTCCGACAACGCCATTGCCAACGAAGCAGAAGTGCTGAAAAGCCTGGGCATGACCTACTTTCACATTCCGGTGGTGTGGGAAGCGCCAACCCCAACCGATCTGGCCATCTTCTTTAAAGTGATGGATCGCAACCGCGACGTTAAGGTTTTGGTTCACTGCGCTCTCAACATGCGCGTCTCCGCCTTTGTCTATCTCTACCGCGTGCTCCGTCTGGATATTGATCCCGCTGTGGCGATCGCCGACCTACACCGCATCTGGCACCCTAACCCCACCTGGCAAACCTTCATCGACCAGTCCCTAGCCTAA
- a CDS encoding DUF3365 domain-containing protein: protein MPKLNNLQLGQKFTLLLLLVFLGGIIASSIALSSVLNKSAQAQLTTNALMLMETMNSVRDYTTNQVNPELVARLDTEFLPETVPAYSAREVFETFRGNPIYADFFYKEATLNPTNLRDKADGFEAQLVEQFKQQSTAQETSGFRRTPAGDLYYIARPIKISKPSCLECHSTPAAAPASMIERYGANNGFGWHLDEIIGAQMISVPAEKVLKSARQSLVLILGIFVIAFSLAIVLVNLWLKRYVVRPLNRMALAAEAASMGDPMAEFSQDSNDEVGKLAVAFNRMQMSLQMAMQRLERYREGRRSSGDFSGKQ from the coding sequence ATGCCAAAGCTCAATAACTTACAACTCGGCCAAAAATTCACCTTGCTGCTGCTGCTCGTATTTTTGGGGGGCATCATTGCCAGCAGCATCGCCCTGTCTTCGGTTCTCAACAAGAGCGCCCAGGCTCAACTTACCACCAACGCCCTAATGTTGATGGAAACGATGAACTCTGTGCGAGATTACACCACCAACCAAGTCAACCCAGAACTGGTGGCGCGGCTAGATACCGAATTTTTGCCGGAAACCGTGCCTGCTTATTCGGCACGAGAAGTATTTGAAACCTTTCGTGGCAACCCCATCTATGCTGACTTTTTCTATAAAGAAGCTACCCTCAACCCTACCAACTTAAGAGACAAAGCTGATGGCTTTGAGGCTCAGCTCGTCGAACAATTTAAGCAGCAGAGCACGGCCCAAGAGACCAGTGGTTTTCGCCGTACCCCAGCGGGTGACCTCTACTACATTGCTCGCCCGATTAAAATTAGCAAGCCAAGCTGCCTAGAATGCCACAGCACCCCGGCCGCTGCCCCAGCCAGCATGATCGAGCGCTACGGAGCCAACAACGGGTTTGGCTGGCATCTAGATGAAATTATTGGCGCCCAGATGATCTCCGTACCGGCTGAAAAGGTGCTGAAGAGTGCCCGTCAGTCTCTGGTGCTGATCCTCGGCATTTTTGTGATTGCGTTTTCACTGGCGATCGTGCTGGTCAACCTCTGGCTCAAGCGCTACGTGGTGCGCCCCCTCAACCGCATGGCGTTGGCGGCGGAAGCGGCCAGCATGGGCGACCCGATGGCGGAGTTTAGCCAAGACTCTAACGATGAAGTCGGCAAATTAGCAGTGGCCTTCAACCGCATGCAAATGAGTTTACAGATGGCTATGCAGCGTCTAGAGCGCTACCGGGAAGGGCGACGCAGCTCAGGAGATTTCTCGGGTAAACAATAG